The window TCCTCTCGCGAGAACGATCCCGGACGCTGCGCGCCCGGGATCCACGCGGCGAAACCGCCGCGCGAAAATTACTTCTTCTTGCCGGCGATCGGCTTCGCCTTGCCCTTGCGGGTGCGGGCGTTGGTGTGCGTGCGCTGGCCGTGAACCGGCAGGCCGCGACGATGCCGCAGGCCGCGGTAGCAGCCGAGATCCATCAGACGCTTGATGTTCATCGCGACTTCGCGGCGCAGGTCGCCTTCCACGATGTAGTCGCGGTCGATGGTCTCGCGAATCTGGATGACTTCGGCGTCGGTCAGCTGATTGACGCGACGCTCGGCCGGAATGGCGACCTTCTCGCAGATCTCGGTCGCCTTCTGGGAGCCGATTCCGTGAATGTACTGAAGCGCGATGATCACGCGCTTGTTCGTCGGGATGTTGACGCCGGCAATACGTGCCACGTGTACTCTCCATGTGTCCGGCGATGACGCCAGTGATGAGCGCGCGTCCGGTGGAGGCCGGCCCATGCGCGCGAACGACCGCAGGACGAAACGACGAGGCCTGAAAGCCTCGCGCCCTCTCCTGCTATCGGTGAGGGGTTGCGCGTAGCGCCTTGCGGCGCTCGCGTCAAGTTCTTTCCAAAAGATAACCGGCCTTACGACGCCGTGGCCCGCGCGTCGGCGAGCAGACCGTCGATCTCTCGCGTTACGGTCCCGATCGGCGCCATGCCGTCCACGGACGCGTAAACGCCACGCTGCTTGTAGAAAGGCTTCAGCTGCGCGGTCACGTTCCGATAGTCCGCGATGCGCTTCCGCACGACGTCGGGCGCGTCGTCGCTGCGGGTCGGCTTGCCGGCGGCCGCGGCCTCGCGGGCGCGGCGCTCGACGCGCTCCAGAAGCGCTTCCTCGTCGACCGACAGCTCGATGACCTGGTTCAGCTTCAGGCCCTTGGCCTCGAGCATGGCCTCGAGCGCTTCGGCCTGCTTCAGCGTGCGGGGAAAGCCATCCAGGATGAAACCGTTCCGCGCGTCCGGCTCGTCGATGCGGTCCGCCACGATCTGCACCACGACCTCGTCCGGCACCAGCTCGCCGCGGGCCATCAGGTCCTTGGCCTTGAGTCCGACCGGCGTGCCGGCGGCGACGGCCGCGCGCAGCATGTCGCCCGTGGAAAGCTGCACGATGCTGTGCGCTTCGACCAGACGCTCGGACTGCGTACCTTTGCCGGCGCCGGGGGGGCCGAGCAGAATCAGTCTCATCGACGCTTTCCTTTGAGCCTGGCCTTCTTGATGAGGCCCTCGTATTGCGCAGCGTACAGGTGACCCTGCACCTGCGCCACCGTGTCCATGGTGACCGAAACCACGATCAAGAGCGAGGTGCCGCCGAAGTAGAACGGCACTGCCGCGTATGAGATCAGGATCTCCGGGATCAGGCAAACCGCGGCGATGTAGGCTGCGCCGACGACGGTGATGCGCGTCAGCACATAGTCGATGTACTCAGCCGTACGCTCGCCCGGACGGATGCCGGGAATGAAACCGCCGTACTTCTTGAGATTGTCGGCGGTCTCGTTCGGATTGAACACGATCGCGGTGTAGAAAAAGCAGAAGAAGACGATCAGCCCGACGTACATGACCATGTAGAGCGGCCGGCCATGGGCCAGATAAGTCGTCATGGTCGTGAGCCAGCCCGACCCGCCGCTGGCGGCCGCGAAGTTCGCGATCGTCGTCGGCAGCAGCAGCAGCGACGAGGCGAAGATCGGCGGGATTACGCCGGCGGTGTTGAGCTTCAGCGGGAGATGCGAGCTTTCGCCGCCGGTCATCCGGTTCTGCGACACCTGCCGCTTCGGATACTGGATCAGCAGCCGCCGCTGGGCGCGCTCCATGTAGACGATCAGCGCGATGACGGCGATCGCCATGACCACGACGCCGAGGATCAGCGCGGTCGAGATCGCGCCCTGGCGGCTGAGCTCGAGCGTGCCCGCGATCGCCGCCGGGAGCTCCGCCACGATGCCGGCGAAGATGATCAGCGAGATGCCGTTGCCGATGCCGCGGGCGGTAATCTGTTCGCCCAGCCACATCAGGAACATCGTGCCGCCGGTCAGGGTGATGACAGTGGAGATGCGGAAGAACAGGCCGGGGTCCACGACGACGTTCGCCTGGCCCTCGAGCCCGACGGAGATGCCGTAGGCCTGGACGGTCGCAAGCAGCACGGTGCCGTAGCGCGTGTACTGGTTGATGATCTTGCGGCCCGCCTCGCCCTCCTTCTTGAGGGCTTCGAGGTGCGGCGAGACCGAAGTCATCAGCTGCACGATGATGGAGGCCGAGATGTAGGGCATGATGGCGAGCGCGAAGATCGCCATGCGCCCGACGGCGCCGCCCGAGAACATGTTGAACAGGCCGATGATGCCCGTCGACTGCTGACGGAACACTTCGGCGAGCGCCGCGGGGTTGATGCCCGGCAGCGGGATGTAGGTGCCGAGGCGATAGATCAAAAGCGCGCCAAGCGTGAACCAGATGCGCTTTTTAAGCTCGCCCGCCTTCGAGAAAGCGGAGAAGTTCAGGTTCGCAGCAAGCTGCTCTGCCGCCGACGCCATCGATCGCCTCGTCTTTCCGATACGCTTCGCGGGACCGGGCCCCTCGACGACGACGCCCCCCGGAGACCGGGAGGCGTTCGAAAGGTCGGTCCGCCGTCAGATGGGGACGTCAGGCGGCGTCCGCATCCTTCGCGGGCGCAAGCAGCGTCACCTTGCCGCCGAGCTTCTCGATCACGTCCGCGACCGACTTGGACACGGCGTAGACCTCGAGGTCGAGCTTCGTCTTCAGTTCGCCGCGGCCGAGCACCTTCACGCCGTCCTTCTTCTTGGACAGCACGCCGGCCTCGATCAGGGCCACCTCGGTCACGGGCTTGCCCGCGTCGAGCTTGCCCGCGTCGAGCGCCTGCTGAAGGCGCGCGAGGTTGACCTCGTTGAGGTCGGTCGCGAACAGATTGGTGAAGCCGCGCTTGGGCAGACGCCGGTAGAGCGGCATCTGACCGCCCTCGAACGCCTTGATGCGAACGCCGGTGCGGGACTTCTGTCCCTTCACGCCGCGGCCGCCGGTCTTGCCCTTGCCGGAGCCGATGCCGCGACCAACGCGCATACGGTCCTTGGTGGCGCCCGGGTTGTCCCGGAGATCAGTCAGTTTCATCACGTCTCTCCAGCGCTCAGCGGGCGTCGTCTTCGACGCGCACGAGGTGAGCGACCTTCGCGATCATTCCGCGCACGGCCGGGGTGTCGGCGAGTTCGCGGCGCTTGCCGATGCGGCCGAGGCCGAGGCCGACGAGGGTCGCATGCTGGTCCGCGGGACGGCGGGTCGAGGAACCGGTCTGGACGACCACGACCTGACCGCCCTTCGCGGCTTTCGCCGCGCGGCCCTTCTTGTTTTCAGTGACGGCCATGATCAGCCTCCTTCAACGAACGGGTGATCAGCCTTCGGCCACGGCGTCGGCGTCGACGTCGCGACGACGAGACTGCAGCGTCGAGACCTTCAGGCCGCGACGGGCGGCGACGGAGCGCGGGCTGTCCTCGTTCTTCAGCGCGTCGAACGTAGCCCGCACCATGTTGTACGGGTTCGACGAGCCGAGCGACTTGGCGACGACGTCGTGGACGCCGAGCGTCTCGAAGACAGCGCGCATCGGACCGCCGGCGATGATGCCCGTGCCCGCCGGAGCGGCGCGCAGGACCACGCGGCCGGCGCCGTGGCGACCGTCGACGTCGTGATGCAGCGTACGGCCTTCGCGCAGCGGCACACGGATGAGGCCGCGTTTGGCGCTCTCGGTGGCCTTGCGGATCGCCTCAGGCACCTCGCGGGCCTTACCGTGACCGAAGCCGACGCGGCCCTTCTGGTCGCCGACGACGACGAGCGCGGCGAAGCCGAACCGGCGTCCGCCCTTCACGACCTTCGCGACGCGGTTGATGTGGACCAGCTTGTCGACGAACTCGCTGTCGCGCTCTTCGCGGTCGTTCCGGCGGTTGTCTCTGGGCTCACGAGCCATGTCTTATCCTCTCGCCTCGAGCGGGCTTCAGAAGTTGAGCCCGCCCTCACGGGCGGCCTCGGCCAGGGCCTTGACCCGGCCGTGATAGATGTAGGAGCCGCGGTCGAACACCACGTCCTTCACGCCGACGGCGGCGGCGCGCTCCGCCACCAGCTTCCCGACCGCAGTCGCGGCCGCGGTGTCGGCGCCGGTCTTGTCGCCGCGCAGCGTCTTGTCCAGGGTCGACGCGGCCGCGAGGGTCACGCCCTTCGCGTCGTCGATGACCTGAGCATAGATGTGCTTCGAGGAGCGGAACACCGACAGACGGGGACGCCCGTTGGCGGCCGTAAGAAGGCTCCGGCGCACGCGCGCCTTCCGGCGCGCTTCAGTCGCGAGATTTTTCGCCATGGTTCCGGGCCCTTACTTCTTCTTGCCTTCCTTGCGGAAGATGAATTCGCCCGCGTACTTGACGCCCTTGCCCTTGTAGGGCTCAGGACCGCGGAACTCGCGGATCTCGGCCGCCACCTGGCCGACGCGCTGCTTGTCGATGCCGGAGATCAGGATCTCCGTCGGCTTCGCGCACTTGATGTCGATCCCCGCGGGGATCGGGTACTTGATGTCGTGGCTGTAGCCGAGAGCGAGGACCAGGTCCTTGCCCTGAACGGCGGCGCGATAGCCGACGCCGCTGATCTCGAGCTTCTTCTCGAAGCCCTTGGTGACGCCCTCGACGAGGTTCGACACCATGGTGCGCGACATGCCCCACTTGGAGCGCGCGCCCTTGGTCTCATCGCGTGGCTGGACGGTGACCTTACCGTCCTTGAACTCCACCACGACCTCGTCATGGACCCGGAAGGCGAGCTCGCCCTTCGGACCCTTTACTTTGACATCCTGCCCGTCCACGGCCGCGGTCACGCCCGACGGCACGTCGACCGGCTTCTTGCCGATGCGCGACATAACGCTCTCCTAATCCTGCGGGAAACCCTTCGCCAGCGTCAGAAGACGCGGCAAAGGATCTCCCCGCCCACGTTGTTGTCGCGGGCGTCGTGATCCGCCATCACGCCCTTCGGCGTGGAGAGGATCGAGATGCCGAGGCCATTGGCCACGCGCGGAAGATTCTTGACCGAGGCGTACACCCGGCGGCCCGGCTTCGACACCCGCTGGATTTCGCGGATGACCGGCGCGCCGTCGTAGTACTTCAGCTCGATCTCGAATTCCGTACGGCCGTTGGCCATCTCGGTCTGGGTGTAGCCGCGGATGTAGCCTTCCGCCTGCAGCACGTCCAGCACATGCTGGCGCAGGCGCGAGCCGGGCGTCGAGCACGAGGTCTTGTTCCGCATGTGCGCGTTGCGGATTCGCGTCAGCATATCGCCGAGGGGATCAATCATTGACATGGATCCCTCCTCACCAGCTCGACTTCAGGAGACCCGGAACCAGGCCCTTCGAGCCCAGATCGCGGATCGCGATGCGCGAGATGCCCAGCTTGCGGTAGTACGCACGCGGACGACCCGTCACTTCGCAGCGGTTCCGGACGCGGGTCTTGGACCCGTTCCGCGGAAGCTCGGCGAGCTTGAGGCGCGCGGCGAAGCGCTCCTCGAGGTCCAGGCTCTCATCCTTGGCGATCGCCTTCAGCTCCGCTCGCTTCGCAGCGAAACGGTCGACGAGCTGACGACGCCGGTTGTTCTTCTCGATCGCGCTTTTCTTAGCCATGCGATCCTCCCGTCACTGCCTGAAGGGGAAGTTGAAGGCGCGCAGCAGGGCGCGCGCCTCGTCGTCAGACTTCGCCGTCGTGCAGACGATGACGTCCATGCCCCACACCTGATCGATCTTGTCGTACTCGATCTCGGGGAACACGATGTGCTCCTTGATGCCCATGGCGAAGTTGCCACGGCCGTCGAAGCTCTTCGGGTTCAGGCCGCGGAAGTCGCGAACGCGCGGAAGCGCGATCGTGACCAGGCGATCCATGAACTCGTACATGCGGGCCCGGCGCAGCGTGACCTTCGCGCCGACCGACTGGCCTTCGCGCAGCTTGAAGGTCGCGATCGAGGTGCGGGCCTTCGTCACGACCGGCTTCTGGCCGGCGATCTTGGTCAGCTCGCCGACCGCGTTCGTCACCTTCTTGGAGTCGGCGACGCCTTCGCCGATGCCCATGTTGATGACGATCTTGTCGATCGACGGAACCTCGAACGGGTTCTTGTACCCGAACTCCTCGATCAGCTTCGGCCGAACGACGTCGGCGTAAAGCGTCTTGAGGCGCGGTTCGTAAGCGGTCTCAGCCATCGATCTGATCTCCCGAACGCGTCGCGACGCGAACCTTGCGGCCGTCGTCCAGGACCTTGAAGCTGACGCGCGTCGCCTTGCCGTCCTTCGGGTCGGCGAGCGCGATGTTGGACAGGTGGATGGCGGCCTCCTTGGAGATGATCCCGCCTTCCGTCGTCTGGGTCTGGCGCGTATGGCGCTTCACTACGTTGACGCCGCGCACCAGGGCGCGCTCGTCCTTGGGGAGCACCTGCAGCACTTCGCCGGTCTTGCCCTTGTCCCGGCCTGCGAGAACGACGACCTTGTCGCCCTTCTTGATCTTCGCGGCCATCACAGCACCTCCGGCGCGAGCGAAATGATCTTCATGTGGTTCTTGGCGCGGAGCTCGCGCGGAACCGGTCCGAAGATGCGGGTGCCGACGGGCTCTTTCTGGTTGTTGATCAGAACGGCCGCATTGCGGTCGAAGCGGATCACGGAACCGTCGATGCGACGCACGGCCTTGGCGGTCCGAACGACGACCGCCTTCATGACGTCGCCCTTCTTCACGCGGCCCCGCGGAATCGCCTCCTTGACCGACACCACGATGATGTCGCCCACGCCGGCGTACCGACGGCCTGCGCCGCCGAGAACCTTGATGCACATCACTCGCTTGGCGCC is drawn from Methylopila sp. 73B and contains these coding sequences:
- the rplF gene encoding 50S ribosomal protein L6 is translated as MSRIGKKPVDVPSGVTAAVDGQDVKVKGPKGELAFRVHDEVVVEFKDGKVTVQPRDETKGARSKWGMSRTMVSNLVEGVTKGFEKKLEISGVGYRAAVQGKDLVLALGYSHDIKYPIPAGIDIKCAKPTEILISGIDKQRVGQVAAEIREFRGPEPYKGKGVKYAGEFIFRKEGKKK
- the rplR gene encoding 50S ribosomal protein L18; protein product: MAKNLATEARRKARVRRSLLTAANGRPRLSVFRSSKHIYAQVIDDAKGVTLAAASTLDKTLRGDKTGADTAAATAVGKLVAERAAAVGVKDVVFDRGSYIYHGRVKALAEAAREGGLNF
- the rpsH gene encoding 30S ribosomal protein S8, whose protein sequence is MSMIDPLGDMLTRIRNAHMRNKTSCSTPGSRLRQHVLDVLQAEGYIRGYTQTEMANGRTEFEIELKYYDGAPVIREIQRVSKPGRRVYASVKNLPRVANGLGISILSTPKGVMADHDARDNNVGGEILCRVF
- the rpsM gene encoding 30S ribosomal protein S13 encodes the protein MARIAGVNIPTNKRVIIALQYIHGIGSQKATEICEKVAIPAERRVNQLTDAEVIQIRETIDRDYIVEGDLRREVAMNIKRLMDLGCYRGLRHRRGLPVHGQRTHTNARTRKGKAKPIAGKKK
- the rpmD gene encoding 50S ribosomal protein L30 produces the protein MAVTENKKGRAAKAAKGGQVVVVQTGSSTRRPADQHATLVGLGLGRIGKRRELADTPAVRGMIAKVAHLVRVEDDAR
- the rplO gene encoding 50S ribosomal protein L15, translated to MKLTDLRDNPGATKDRMRVGRGIGSGKGKTGGRGVKGQKSRTGVRIKAFEGGQMPLYRRLPKRGFTNLFATDLNEVNLARLQQALDAGKLDAGKPVTEVALIEAGVLSKKKDGVKVLGRGELKTKLDLEVYAVSKSVADVIEKLGGKVTLLAPAKDADAA
- the rplX gene encoding 50S ribosomal protein L24, with the protein product MAAKIKKGDKVVVLAGRDKGKTGEVLQVLPKDERALVRGVNVVKRHTRQTQTTEGGIISKEAAIHLSNIALADPKDGKATRVSFKVLDDGRKVRVATRSGDQIDG
- the secY gene encoding preprotein translocase subunit SecY, with protein sequence MASAAEQLAANLNFSAFSKAGELKKRIWFTLGALLIYRLGTYIPLPGINPAALAEVFRQQSTGIIGLFNMFSGGAVGRMAIFALAIMPYISASIIVQLMTSVSPHLEALKKEGEAGRKIINQYTRYGTVLLATVQAYGISVGLEGQANVVVDPGLFFRISTVITLTGGTMFLMWLGEQITARGIGNGISLIIFAGIVAELPAAIAGTLELSRQGAISTALILGVVVMAIAVIALIVYMERAQRRLLIQYPKRQVSQNRMTGGESSHLPLKLNTAGVIPPIFASSLLLLPTTIANFAAASGGSGWLTTMTTYLAHGRPLYMVMYVGLIVFFCFFYTAIVFNPNETADNLKKYGGFIPGIRPGERTAEYIDYVLTRITVVGAAYIAAVCLIPEILISYAAVPFYFGGTSLLIVVSVTMDTVAQVQGHLYAAQYEGLIKKARLKGKRR
- the rpsN gene encoding 30S ribosomal protein S14; this encodes MAKKSAIEKNNRRRQLVDRFAAKRAELKAIAKDESLDLEERFAARLKLAELPRNGSKTRVRNRCEVTGRPRAYYRKLGISRIAIRDLGSKGLVPGLLKSSW
- the rplE gene encoding 50S ribosomal protein L5 — protein: MAETAYEPRLKTLYADVVRPKLIEEFGYKNPFEVPSIDKIVINMGIGEGVADSKKVTNAVGELTKIAGQKPVVTKARTSIATFKLREGQSVGAKVTLRRARMYEFMDRLVTIALPRVRDFRGLNPKSFDGRGNFAMGIKEHIVFPEIEYDKIDQVWGMDVIVCTTAKSDDEARALLRAFNFPFRQ
- the rpsE gene encoding 30S ribosomal protein S5, whose amino-acid sequence is MAREPRDNRRNDREERDSEFVDKLVHINRVAKVVKGGRRFGFAALVVVGDQKGRVGFGHGKAREVPEAIRKATESAKRGLIRVPLREGRTLHHDVDGRHGAGRVVLRAAPAGTGIIAGGPMRAVFETLGVHDVVAKSLGSSNPYNMVRATFDALKNEDSPRSVAARRGLKVSTLQSRRRDVDADAVAEG
- the rplN gene encoding 50S ribosomal protein L14; this translates as MIQMQSNLDVADNSGAKRVMCIKVLGGAGRRYAGVGDIIVVSVKEAIPRGRVKKGDVMKAVVVRTAKAVRRIDGSVIRFDRNAAVLINNQKEPVGTRIFGPVPRELRAKNHMKIISLAPEVL
- a CDS encoding adenylate kinase; its protein translation is MRLILLGPPGAGKGTQSERLVEAHSIVQLSTGDMLRAAVAAGTPVGLKAKDLMARGELVPDEVVVQIVADRIDEPDARNGFILDGFPRTLKQAEALEAMLEAKGLKLNQVIELSVDEEALLERVERRAREAAAAGKPTRSDDAPDVVRKRIADYRNVTAQLKPFYKQRGVYASVDGMAPIGTVTREIDGLLADARATAS